The window TTCGGGGTGTTGGTGGTAAGTATAATATTGGCAGGCTCCACTTCGTCCATCAGGCATTCATATATGCTTGTTTTGATGTTTTTGGGATCGAAACCAACACCTGAAGTTGAATTGGCTTGAGGATCAGCATCAATGATTAATGTGCGATACTCAAGCACTGCAAATGCTGCTCCCAGGTTGATGGCTGTTGTAGTTTTACCTACCCCTCCTTTTTGATTTGCAACTGCGATTACTTTACCCATTTTTAAGTTCTTTTTATCTGATAGTCAGGTGCGTGGAGCTAAATTAGCCTGCTTCCCTGAATTTTACAAAGGTACAATTATTTATTCGTCTGCCAAGTAAACTAACCACCCTGTGAATAACTTTACTTTGCTATTTTGCGATGGCTTTTAAGTGTTGAGCTTGTTGCCCGTAATACTGTTTATAACCGGTGTTTAAAGTATAAAAATGTTTTAACATGCATATAATGAGCTGTTTGGCTGCCGGTGGCAGCTTCTGTTTACCTCGTTGCCGGTTTGGTGCATCGGGCTTTCTGGCAAGCAACATGCCTCAGCCTCAGCCAAATGGTGGTGCAGAGGTGTGTATATTTGGTGATGATTTAACGATGATTTAATCCGGTAACCGGCATTGGAACTAACAATGACTTTTTAATGTACTTTGCAGGAGTATACTTTATTTACTGTCAAAGTCGAAATCTTCAAACTCAATGTCGTTGATGCTTTCTTTTGTTTCTGCTACATGAGTTTCAACAGGTACTTCGCCGGTTTCGCAAAAGTTAACAGCATCAGCCAAACCGTTGCTGAATTTCTCAAAATCTTCCTTATACAGAAACAGTTTGTGTTTTTCATAGGTGAACTTGCCATTGTCGTTATCGAAACGACGTTTGCTTTCGGTAATGGTAATATAATATTCGTCTGTTTTTGTTGCTTTTACATCAAAAAAGTAAGTTCTTTTGCCTGCTCTGATTGCTTTGGAGAAAATTTCGTCTTTCTGATCTCTGTTGTCAAACTCTTCCATAGTTGTTGTAATTGCAATGTTTTTAGAAAATTTCAAACGCAAATGTAAAAAATAAATTGTACGTAAAACATCAGATTCCAATTTATGCAGGTTTTGAATACAGCTAAACCGAAGTCATCTTTAACCGACCTCCTTTCTATTTGACCTTAGCTCCTGCATTTAAAATAATGAATATTTACTGGCAGGGCGCATTGTTTCATGTTAAATTGTCATGTTTTATAAATTATAAGTAAGTGTTCAAAATGCTTTTTTAACCTGCACAATTTTTAGGTTTTTACTTCTTTTTGTCGGATTGTAAAAGTGCTGAATCTCAATAAAATCGAGGCTTTCGGTTAATTTTTCTGTAAGCGAAATTGCTGCAAATTTTATCTGTTTGTCAGAAGTTAGGTATAAATCTGTACTTTTGCACCGCAAAATAAATCGATTGCAGTTCATTTACATCACATCTACATGCTAAGCAGAAGGCACTTAAGAATCAAGGTCATGCAGGCCCTTTATGCACATTTTCAATCTGATGATAATCAGTTGAATGTAAGCGAGAAAAACCTGGTTTCGGCCATCCAGAGCATTTACGATCTTTACATTTATTTCTTGTCAGCAGTGCTTGAAGTTTCTGACTTTGCCAGAAACAGAATGGAAGACGCCCGTCAGAAATTTTTGCCGACTGAAGAAGAAAAGAATCCCAATACCCGTTTTATTGATAATAAATTTCTGCTTCAGCTCGATACCAACCGCGATTTGAGGAGAAACATCGAACGCCTCAAAATTTCATGGGCAGACGATCAGGAAATGTTTCGCAGAATATTTCTTCAGATGCGCGACTCAGAAGCATTTGCCAGATATATGTCAGCCGAAACGGCTACCTATAAGGATGACAAAGAGATTGTTGTGTATTTGCTGGGTGAACTGATGCTGGGGAATGATACTTTCCTGAGTCTTTTTGAAGAGAAAAATATCAACTGGGTCGACGATGTGGACACCGCTGCCATGATGTTTGCTAAAACCATTAAAAAGTGGGATGCCAAAATGGATGAGTTTCAGCCTCTTCCACCGTTAATAGTTACGCCTGATGAGGAAGGTGATGATCTTATCCGCGACTTTGTAATCAGGTTGTTCAGAAAAACAATTTTTAACAGTGAAAAGTATGCAGCTTTGATTGCGGCCCGTGCTCAAAACTGGGAGCTTGAACGTATTGCTGTGCTTGATGTTATTCTGATTAAAATGGCTATTACTGAGTTTACCGAATTCCCGTCTATCCCGCTCAAGGTCACAATTAACGAATATATTGAGATTTCAAAAGAATACAGTACGCCCCGAAGCCGTCAGTTTATCAATGGCATTCTGGATAAACTTGTGAATGATCTTAAAGCTGAAGGGCTGATTAAAAAATCAGGCCGTGGACTACTCGAATAGTGTAAAATTACCTGCGGGTTATCTTATTAGAGATTATAGTGGCGCTGATTACGCTGCTGTAGAAAAGCTATGGCTTGAAACCGGGCTGGGGAGCAGTGCCAGGGGTGACAACCAGCAAATTATTCAGGATACAATTGATGCAGGCGGTCATTTACTGTTGGTGATAGCTGACGATGAAAGTATAATTGGTACTTCATGGCTCACCAACGACAAACGTCGCACCTATCTGCACCACTTTGGCATTGATGAAAAATACAGACGCCGTGGACTGGCCCGTGCTTTGCTTCAGGTATCGCTGCAGGTTGCCAGGGCCGATGGCTATCAGGTAAAAATTGAAGTGCACCGCGAAAATATTCCGGCCCTCAACCTTTATAAAAAAGCCGCATTCGGTTATCTGGGCGATTATGATGTTTATATTATCAGAGATTTAAACCTGATATAGTCCTTACAATCCGTATTTTGATGTTTCCCTTTCAATAAGCTGTTATCTTCTTCAGGAAACCTGCGAATTTTACTACCTTTGCTCCGTTGATATTTCAATTTGTATTTTGTAACGATGAAAACCAGAACCAATACCCCGATTTTTCTGCTGGCAGGTATTTTAAGCCTGTCCATACTGTTGCTTGCGTCCTGCAACCAAT is drawn from Lentimicrobiaceae bacterium and contains these coding sequences:
- a CDS encoding DUF3276 family protein, whose protein sequence is MEEFDNRDQKDEIFSKAIRAGKRTYFFDVKATKTDEYYITITESKRRFDNDNGKFTYEKHKLFLYKEDFEKFSNGLADAVNFCETGEVPVETHVAETKESINDIEFEDFDFDSK
- a CDS encoding transcription antitermination protein NusB, yielding MQALYAHFQSDDNQLNVSEKNLVSAIQSIYDLYIYFLSAVLEVSDFARNRMEDARQKFLPTEEEKNPNTRFIDNKFLLQLDTNRDLRRNIERLKISWADDQEMFRRIFLQMRDSEAFARYMSAETATYKDDKEIVVYLLGELMLGNDTFLSLFEEKNINWVDDVDTAAMMFAKTIKKWDAKMDEFQPLPPLIVTPDEEGDDLIRDFVIRLFRKTIFNSEKYAALIAARAQNWELERIAVLDVILIKMAITEFTEFPSIPLKVTINEYIEISKEYSTPRSRQFINGILDKLVNDLKAEGLIKKSGRGLLE
- a CDS encoding GNAT family N-acetyltransferase, giving the protein MDYSNSVKLPAGYLIRDYSGADYAAVEKLWLETGLGSSARGDNQQIIQDTIDAGGHLLLVIADDESIIGTSWLTNDKRRTYLHHFGIDEKYRRRGLARALLQVSLQVARADGYQVKIEVHRENIPALNLYKKAAFGYLGDYDVYIIRDLNLI